From Flavobacterium alkalisoli, the proteins below share one genomic window:
- a CDS encoding lmo0937 family membrane protein produces the protein MRDLIWLIVVILVIGWLVGFFGFRESVGGLIHILLVLAIIGVLYRLATGRRP, from the coding sequence ATGAGAGATTTAATCTGGTTAATTGTCGTAATCCTGGTTATAGGATGGCTGGTAGGATTTTTTGGATTTAGAGAATCGGTAGGTGGTTTAATACATATATTATTAGTATTAGCCATTATAGGAGTTCTTTACAGGCTTGCAACAGGCAGAAGGCCTTAA
- a CDS encoding FAD-dependent oxidoreductase codes for MQTPLKIAVVGSGLVGSLLAIYLKRAGHTVHVYDRSPDIRTIQFSGRSINLAMSHRGWRALDEVGLGDEIRQIAIPMDKRAIHIVGEPLAFQYYGKDGESIYSLSRGLLNRKMVSLAEAEGVEFFFETKIWDVTLADATLHAGDTERGEWNELKYDKVFGADGAFSRVRHRMQRQSMFNYSQEFLNTGYKELNIPANEDGTHKLDKNSLHIWPRNDFMLIALPNLDGSFTCTLFMPFEGENSFEALKDKDSLEKFFATYFPSTIDVIPDLVADFFKNPTSTLVTMKCYPWTYSDKVALIGDACHAIVPFYGHGMNAGFEDITILNQLMGQYGDDWDTIFKEYEISRKPNADAIAELSYRNFMEMSSKTADAKFLLQKKIEKWFSAKHPDKWLPLYSRVTFSYRPYSEALAIGDQQKAIMDEIMQIDGIEEKWNSPEVEQKIIELLS; via the coding sequence ATGCAAACTCCCTTAAAAATTGCTGTAGTAGGTTCCGGTTTAGTAGGATCACTTTTGGCAATATACCTAAAAAGAGCAGGGCATACCGTACACGTGTACGACCGCAGCCCGGATATCAGGACTATTCAGTTTTCAGGACGTTCCATAAATCTTGCAATGTCACACAGGGGCTGGAGGGCACTTGATGAAGTAGGGTTAGGGGATGAGATAAGGCAAATTGCTATTCCTATGGATAAAAGAGCCATTCATATTGTTGGCGAGCCGTTGGCTTTTCAGTATTATGGTAAGGATGGCGAAAGTATCTACTCGCTTTCACGCGGACTTCTTAACAGAAAGATGGTTTCGCTGGCGGAAGCCGAAGGGGTAGAGTTCTTTTTTGAAACAAAAATTTGGGACGTAACACTGGCAGATGCCACACTTCATGCGGGAGATACTGAAAGAGGTGAATGGAATGAGCTAAAATATGATAAGGTGTTTGGTGCTGATGGTGCTTTTTCAAGAGTACGCCACAGGATGCAAAGACAAAGCATGTTTAATTATTCTCAGGAATTTTTAAATACGGGTTATAAGGAACTTAATATTCCGGCAAACGAAGACGGTACCCATAAACTGGATAAAAATTCACTTCACATCTGGCCAAGAAACGATTTCATGCTTATAGCACTGCCTAATCTTGACGGTAGTTTTACATGTACGTTGTTTATGCCGTTTGAAGGTGAGAATTCTTTTGAAGCATTAAAGGATAAGGATAGCCTGGAAAAATTCTTTGCTACTTATTTTCCTTCAACTATAGATGTTATTCCTGATCTGGTTGCAGATTTCTTTAAAAACCCTACCAGTACACTGGTGACTATGAAGTGTTATCCGTGGACATATAGTGATAAGGTAGCCCTTATAGGTGATGCCTGTCATGCTATCGTTCCTTTTTACGGTCATGGTATGAATGCCGGTTTTGAGGATATTACTATTCTTAATCAGTTAATGGGGCAATATGGTGACGATTGGGATACTATATTTAAGGAGTATGAGATAAGTCGTAAGCCTAATGCAGATGCTATAGCAGAACTGTCTTACCGTAACTTTATGGAGATGAGCTCCAAAACGGCAGATGCTAAATTCCTGTTGCAAAAGAAAATTGAGAAATGGTTCTCTGCCAAACATCCTGATAAATGGCTTCCTTTATATAGTAGGGTAACGTTTAGTTACAGGCCATACTCTGAAGCGTTAGCGATAGGAGATCAGCAAAAAGCCATTATGGATGAAATAATGCAAATAGATGGCATAGAAGAAAAATGGAATAGTCCCGAAGTGGAACAAAAAATAATAGAGCTGCTTAGTTAA
- a CDS encoding cupin domain-containing protein, with the protein MKQYFTQKSPFIVPTNDGKLIEEHFGKASNGDNNVSIAHMVAPPHWSEPFQTPEFDEYTYIIKGRKQFIINDEKIILEIGQSIKIMKGARVQYSNPFEEPCEYIAVCLPAFTIEAANREE; encoded by the coding sequence ATGAAACAATATTTTACACAAAAAAGCCCCTTTATAGTACCCACAAACGACGGTAAATTAATAGAAGAACATTTCGGCAAAGCTTCTAACGGAGATAACAATGTTTCTATTGCCCATATGGTAGCCCCGCCACACTGGAGCGAGCCGTTTCAAACCCCGGAATTTGATGAATACACCTATATAATAAAAGGCAGGAAACAGTTTATTATAAATGATGAGAAGATTATACTGGAAATCGGCCAGTCTATAAAAATTATGAAGGGCGCAAGGGTGCAGTATTCTAACCCCTTTGAGGAACCTTGTGAGTATATAGCGGTATGCCTACCTGCTTTTACTATAGAAGCAGCTAACAGGGAAGAATAA
- a CDS encoding MotA/TolQ/ExbB proton channel family protein, whose product MANASIQKVEKKEGGSGKGSNIFAGLAIVICLLTGFLVWRFVMGAPSNFENGDNTGHPLDGSFLGTVYKGGVVVAVLLGLLLMSLVFSIERFFVISKAAGKGSVGAFVARVQKQITSGNIAEAMAECDKQQGTVANVVKAGLLKYEEVKREGFDSERAEAAIQQELEEATSLEMPMLEKNLVVISTLVSIGTLVGLLGTVSGMIKAFSALGAGSTPDSAQLAVGISEALINTATGIGTSTVAIIAYNSFTSKIDKLTYSIDEAGFAITQTYRRFRARANNA is encoded by the coding sequence ATGGCAAACGCATCTATTCAGAAGGTTGAAAAAAAAGAAGGTGGATCTGGTAAAGGATCGAATATTTTCGCAGGATTAGCAATTGTAATATGTCTGTTAACAGGTTTCCTTGTTTGGAGATTTGTAATGGGAGCTCCATCTAACTTTGAAAATGGAGACAATACAGGCCATCCATTAGATGGTAGCTTCTTAGGTACGGTTTATAAAGGTGGTGTAGTGGTAGCAGTACTATTAGGATTATTATTAATGTCACTTGTGTTTTCAATTGAGAGATTTTTCGTTATCTCTAAAGCAGCTGGTAAAGGAAGTGTTGGAGCTTTTGTTGCCAGAGTACAAAAACAAATCACTTCAGGTAACATTGCTGAGGCTATGGCTGAGTGTGACAAACAACAGGGAACTGTTGCTAATGTTGTAAAAGCTGGTCTTTTAAAATATGAAGAAGTTAAAAGAGAAGGTTTTGACAGCGAAAGAGCTGAGGCTGCTATACAGCAGGAACTTGAGGAGGCTACTTCTCTTGAAATGCCAATGTTAGAGAAAAACCTTGTAGTTATCTCTACGCTTGTGTCAATTGGTACGCTTGTAGGTCTATTAGGGACTGTATCGGGTATGATTAAAGCGTTCTCTGCTCTAGGTGCAGGTTCTACTCCGGATTCAGCTCAGCTTGCAGTAGGTATCTCTGAAGCACTTATTAATACTGCTACAGGTATTGGTACTTCTACAGTAGCGATTATTGCTTACAACTCATTTACTTCAAAAATTGACAAATTAACTTACTCTATCGATGAGGCTGGTTTCGCGATTACTCAAACGTACAGAAGATTCAGAGCTCGTGCTAACAACGCATAA
- a CDS encoding ExbD/TolR family protein codes for MAKVKISKKSTRIDMTAMCDVAFLLLSFFVMTATARLPEPHPVDAPASTVQTKLPEDGLATITVGDQKVFFTILGKEVRRKTLERISSKYNMPFTEGEYEAFSNVQGFGVPLNQLKGLLELEPAERNKEGLQKGIPYDSINNQLGDWVEFARQANKEVLEMRIANGEDVPFKDLDIAIKGDADEEYPTIKRVIDILQEQKKNRFFLVTGLRNEDF; via the coding sequence ATGGCTAAAGTTAAAATATCAAAGAAGAGCACCAGGATAGACATGACCGCTATGTGTGACGTGGCATTCCTTTTGCTTTCGTTCTTCGTTATGACTGCTACTGCCAGGTTGCCTGAACCGCACCCGGTTGATGCTCCTGCTTCAACAGTGCAAACAAAACTTCCGGAGGATGGTTTGGCAACTATAACAGTTGGTGATCAAAAAGTTTTCTTTACTATATTAGGTAAAGAAGTGAGAAGGAAGACTCTTGAGCGCATTTCGTCAAAATATAATATGCCTTTTACTGAAGGTGAATATGAGGCGTTCTCAAATGTACAGGGTTTTGGTGTGCCTCTTAATCAATTAAAAGGGCTGCTTGAATTAGAGCCTGCTGAGAGAAACAAAGAAGGACTTCAAAAAGGTATTCCTTACGATTCTATCAATAACCAGTTAGGAGACTGGGTAGAGTTTGCAAGACAGGCTAATAAGGAAGTGCTTGAGATGCGTATTGCTAATGGCGAAGATGTTCCTTTTAAAGACCTGGATATCGCTATTAAAGGCGATGCCGATGAAGAGTACCCAACTATTAAGAGGGTGATTGATATCCTGCAGGAACAAAAGAAGAACAGATTCTTCCTTGTTACAGGTTTAAGAAACGAAGATTTTTAA
- a CDS encoding ExbD/TolR family protein: MAELNTGGDGGKGGKVRSKKSNPGVDLTAMVDLAFLLITFFMLTTSLSKPQSMNLAMPDKDSPKDPTTMNTPDDRSMTILMGKDNTIQWYLGLFDEPLVAPTKTTYGKDGIRQAILQRQAAVKAVYGDDKEKGLIVIIKPTDKTHYKNLVDILDEMAITNVQLYAIGDISKPEIELLEKDGMY, encoded by the coding sequence ATGGCAGAATTAAATACCGGCGGCGACGGTGGTAAAGGTGGCAAGGTAAGAAGTAAGAAAAGCAACCCGGGTGTAGATTTAACCGCGATGGTGGATTTGGCATTCCTTTTGATTACTTTCTTCATGTTAACCACATCATTGTCAAAGCCTCAGTCCATGAACTTGGCAATGCCTGATAAAGATAGTCCAAAAGATCCTACAACAATGAATACACCTGATGACAGGTCTATGACCATATTGATGGGTAAGGATAATACTATTCAATGGTATTTGGGTCTGTTCGACGAGCCATTAGTTGCTCCTACAAAGACAACTTATGGTAAAGATGGTATCCGTCAGGCAATATTGCAAAGACAGGCTGCTGTTAAGGCGGTATACGGAGATGATAAGGAAAAAGGCTTAATTGTAATTATCAAGCCAACTGACAAGACACATTATAAAAATCTTGTGGATATCCTTGATGAGATGGCTATTACCAATGTTCAGCTTTATGCTATTGGTGATATATCCAAACCGGAAATTGAATTGTTAGAGAAAGACGGAATGTATTAA
- a CDS encoding energy transducer TonB, which translates to MSKLNIFKQEWIDMVFEGRNKKYGAYQLRSENPKTTVKAVIIGIVLFSLAVASPLISKWFGDKLGTAKKEESIDKVIEVVDLPPPPAEELPPPPPPPPVEEVQAPKSVVEEVKFKPLEVKKKEEVVEEPPKTEQFKEADPSSRNAEKSPTGDIVIGAPAGDLDKGVEPEDNAVYNTAGLQVQPEYPGGMDSFYNYVKNNFNPPEVDRDMTVKVFVQFVIEKDGSMTNIKVLRDPGYGMGKEAIRVLKSMKKKWQPGVQNGKNVRASFTLPITMNLKS; encoded by the coding sequence ATGTCAAAACTGAATATTTTCAAACAGGAGTGGATTGATATGGTCTTTGAAGGCCGTAACAAAAAGTATGGTGCATACCAGCTGCGTTCCGAAAATCCTAAAACGACTGTAAAGGCAGTTATCATAGGTATAGTTCTGTTTTCTTTGGCTGTAGCTTCACCACTTATTTCAAAATGGTTTGGTGATAAACTGGGTACAGCTAAAAAAGAAGAGTCTATAGACAAAGTTATTGAAGTGGTAGATCTTCCGCCACCACCGGCAGAAGAGCTTCCGCCGCCACCTCCGCCACCACCGGTAGAAGAGGTTCAGGCACCAAAATCTGTAGTGGAAGAGGTAAAATTCAAGCCACTAGAGGTTAAAAAGAAAGAAGAAGTTGTAGAAGAACCGCCAAAGACTGAGCAGTTTAAAGAGGCTGATCCAAGTTCAAGAAATGCTGAAAAGAGCCCAACAGGTGATATCGTTATTGGTGCTCCTGCAGGTGACCTTGATAAAGGTGTAGAACCGGAAGATAATGCTGTATATAATACTGCAGGTCTTCAGGTACAACCTGAGTATCCGGGTGGTATGGATTCTTTCTATAATTATGTAAAAAATAATTTTAACCCACCAGAGGTTGACAGGGATATGACCGTTAAGGTTTTCGTTCAGTTCGTAATTGAAAAGGACGGCTCTATGACTAATATTAAAGTTCTTAGAGATCCTGGTTACGGTATGGGTAAAGAGGCTATCCGTGTTCTTAAATCAATGAAAAAGAAATGGCAGCCGGGTGTTCAGAATGGTAAGAATGTAAGGGCATCATTTACCCTTCCTATCACAATGAACCTTAAATCTTAA
- a CDS encoding PstS family phosphate ABC transporter substrate-binding protein, translated as MKGKIKYIFFSLLLVLTVSVTFYSCKDKTDEDREAVIKETLTSGEITILTDNTISPIVEDVVTVFHSVYKNAHINQVNKTEKEIVQALLNDSARVAILPRKLTPSEEKYFTNRKITPRVTEFATDAIALLANSKTNDTVVNLEDVLNVLRGKPSGKVKSLVFDNPGSSTVEYMLEMAGVDKLPESGVYSVKSNEEIIKYVHDNAGAIGIIGVDWIVQAPSHLTQYIDEITVLGVDNVKMDGAEKKYYKPNQSNIATGAYPLTRKLYVLNYQSKQGLGMGFEIYIRAREGQRIILKSGLLPVEIPTREISVRKEL; from the coding sequence ATGAAAGGTAAAATCAAATACATATTTTTTTCACTTTTACTGGTTTTAACTGTTTCAGTAACTTTTTATTCGTGTAAGGATAAAACAGATGAAGACAGAGAAGCGGTAATTAAGGAAACGCTTACTTCGGGTGAGATTACAATTCTTACCGATAATACCATATCTCCTATAGTGGAAGATGTGGTTACTGTTTTTCACAGTGTTTACAAGAATGCCCATATCAATCAGGTTAATAAAACAGAGAAAGAGATTGTTCAGGCTTTATTAAATGACTCTGCAAGGGTTGCTATATTACCCAGAAAACTTACTCCTTCGGAAGAAAAATATTTTACTAACAGAAAGATTACACCAAGAGTTACCGAATTTGCCACAGATGCCATAGCTTTGTTGGCCAACTCGAAAACGAATGATACGGTAGTTAATCTTGAAGATGTATTAAATGTTCTTAGAGGAAAGCCGTCGGGTAAGGTTAAAAGTCTTGTTTTTGATAACCCGGGATCCAGTACTGTAGAGTATATGCTGGAAATGGCAGGCGTAGATAAACTACCGGAAAGCGGGGTTTATTCTGTAAAAAGTAATGAGGAGATTATAAAATATGTGCATGATAATGCAGGGGCAATAGGTATTATTGGTGTAGACTGGATAGTACAGGCACCTTCACACCTTACACAATATATTGACGAAATTACAGTTTTAGGTGTTGATAATGTTAAAATGGATGGGGCAGAAAAGAAGTATTATAAGCCCAATCAAAGCAATATAGCTACTGGGGCTTACCCATTAACCAGAAAGCTTTATGTGTTAAATTATCAGAGTAAACAGGGTTTAGGCATGGGTTTTGAAATCTATATAAGAGCACGTGAAGGTCAGCGTATAATTTTAAAATCAGGGCTTTTGCCTGTAGAGATTCCTACGAGAGAGATTTCTGTCCGTAAAGAATTATAA
- a CDS encoding tetratricopeptide repeat protein: MKELKIIGLSLLVFGTANAQDAEQAKKAIDAEQYQKAKTILKSLIASDSNEGKNYFLLGDVYLKQTEQDSAAMYFNNGLKAKNDAEYNTIGLGHIDLDNGNASAAAAKFKSVEDELRRKDVEQLIYIGRAYIDSDNPDYKKAIAVLNKAIEKDSKAAAAYLALGDAYIGDRNHNEAYRAYRNATSYDPSLLRADLQLGVITKNTRAAFPEAVEAFNKILAKDPNYGPAYRELAETYYLWGNTDTKKYNEYIKKALEYYEKYMTLTDYSLDSRMRHADFLVLAGDYKALEAEAKKMQQINSVNPRILRYLAYSAYENGNYAESIKAMNEFMAKVDPKRVIARDHLYLGLAEMASVISEDAQGNTIITDQAVFDKAITDIKAAAEKDIEITNQFNAIGKKLFGQKLYGPASVVFEVATTNPDNRNLFYDNFYLAYSIYYDHLNKSEEAQKENAVQLGKADVALDYVIKASPDAQDAYLYKARVNQRIQSDEAYQRMADAYNEYIRVVTEKGAAEVAKQKANLIEAYSNAGSYYAVTDTAKAIEYYNKVLELDPNDEYAKQELKRLKP; encoded by the coding sequence ATGAAAGAATTAAAAATCATTGGCTTGTCATTATTGGTTTTCGGTACGGCTAATGCACAGGATGCAGAGCAGGCTAAAAAAGCTATCGATGCTGAACAATATCAAAAGGCCAAAACAATTTTAAAATCTTTAATTGCATCTGATTCTAATGAAGGGAAAAATTACTTCCTTTTAGGGGATGTTTATTTAAAACAAACAGAGCAGGATTCTGCAGCTATGTACTTTAACAATGGTTTAAAGGCAAAAAACGATGCTGAATATAACACTATAGGTTTGGGTCATATAGATCTTGACAACGGAAATGCATCTGCAGCAGCAGCTAAGTTTAAGTCAGTAGAGGATGAACTTAGAAGAAAAGATGTTGAGCAGCTTATATACATAGGTAGGGCTTATATCGATTCTGACAATCCTGACTATAAAAAAGCTATTGCTGTTTTAAATAAAGCTATAGAGAAAGATTCTAAAGCGGCTGCAGCTTATCTTGCATTAGGTGATGCTTATATTGGAGACAGAAACCATAATGAAGCGTACAGGGCTTACCGTAATGCTACATCTTATGATCCAAGTCTTTTAAGAGCAGATCTTCAGCTAGGTGTAATTACTAAAAACACGAGAGCTGCTTTTCCTGAGGCGGTAGAGGCTTTCAATAAAATATTAGCAAAAGACCCTAACTATGGTCCGGCTTACCGTGAGCTTGCTGAAACTTATTACCTATGGGGTAATACAGATACTAAAAAATACAACGAGTACATTAAGAAAGCATTAGAGTATTATGAGAAATACATGACGCTTACTGATTATTCTCTTGACTCTCGTATGAGACATGCTGACTTCTTAGTACTTGCAGGTGACTATAAAGCACTTGAGGCAGAGGCTAAGAAAATGCAGCAGATTAATAGTGTTAACCCAAGAATACTTCGTTACCTGGCTTACTCCGCTTACGAGAACGGTAACTATGCAGAAAGTATTAAGGCTATGAATGAGTTTATGGCTAAAGTTGATCCTAAACGTGTTATTGCAAGAGACCACCTTTACCTAGGTTTAGCTGAAATGGCTTCTGTAATCAGTGAGGATGCTCAGGGTAATACTATCATTACTGATCAGGCAGTGTTTGATAAAGCAATTACAGATATTAAAGCTGCTGCTGAAAAAGATATCGAAATTACAAACCAGTTTAATGCTATTGGTAAAAAACTGTTTGGACAAAAACTTTACGGACCGGCTTCTGTAGTGTTTGAAGTGGCTACTACAAACCCTGATAACAGGAACCTGTTTTATGATAACTTCTATCTTGCTTACTCTATTTACTACGATCACTTAAACAAATCAGAGGAAGCTCAAAAAGAAAATGCTGTACAATTAGGTAAAGCAGATGTTGCTCTTGATTATGTAATTAAAGCCTCTCCTGATGCTCAGGATGCTTATTTATACAAAGCAAGAGTTAATCAGAGAATACAGTCTGACGAGGCTTACCAGAGAATGGCTGATGCTTACAATGAGTATATCAGAGTTGTAACAGAAAAGGGTGCTGCTGAAGTTGCTAAACAAAAAGCTAACCTTATCGAGGCTTATTCAAATGCAGGTTCTTACTATGCTGTAACTGATACTGCTAAGGCAATTGAGTATTACAACAAAGTTTTAGAGCTTGATCCAAACGATGAGTATGCTAAACAGGAATTAAAAAGGTTAAAACCTTAA
- a CDS encoding 7-carboxy-7-deazaguanine synthase QueE, with amino-acid sequence MLKKDIQIAVEKGEMLPLMEEFYTIQGEGYHTGTAAYFIRVGGCDVGCHWCDVKESWNADLHPPTNIESIVENANKYAKTIVITGGEPLTWDMGPLTQSLREKGLRIHIETSGAYPLSGTWDWICLSPKKTKLPVAGVYEKAHELKVIIHNKHDFIFAEEQAAKTNKNAILFLQPEWSKKEEMTPLIVDYVMANPKWRVSLQTHKYLNIP; translated from the coding sequence ATGCTGAAGAAAGATATACAAATAGCAGTAGAAAAAGGAGAAATGCTTCCGTTGATGGAAGAGTTCTACACTATACAGGGTGAGGGTTACCACACAGGTACGGCTGCCTACTTTATAAGGGTAGGAGGGTGTGATGTGGGGTGCCATTGGTGTGATGTTAAGGAAAGCTGGAATGCAGATCTGCATCCGCCCACAAATATAGAATCTATTGTTGAGAATGCTAATAAATATGCTAAGACCATAGTTATTACAGGTGGTGAGCCTTTAACATGGGACATGGGGCCTTTAACCCAAAGCCTAAGGGAAAAAGGATTAAGGATACATATTGAAACTTCGGGAGCATACCCGCTTTCCGGTACATGGGACTGGATTTGTCTTTCGCCTAAAAAAACCAAGCTTCCTGTAGCGGGGGTTTATGAAAAGGCACACGAGCTTAAAGTGATAATACATAACAAGCACGATTTTATTTTTGCAGAAGAGCAGGCGGCAAAAACCAATAAGAATGCTATTTTATTCCTTCAGCCGGAATGGAGCAAAAAGGAAGAAATGACTCCGCTTATTGTTGATTATGTAATGGCTAACCCTAAATGGAGAGTATCGTTACAAACCCACAAGTATTTAAACATACCGTAA
- a CDS encoding DUF2059 domain-containing protein: protein MKKLLLTLVLVLAGATAFAQDAFKQDALKYIQLTEQRQIFELLTKDIVSQLPAEKQADFKKELNASMDGLMDKMAEMYMQEFTHDEIKQFIKFYESPAGKKLAGKTTVLYEKGQQIGQEWGMGLQSIMMKYMQ from the coding sequence ATGAAAAAATTGCTTTTAACTTTAGTTTTAGTTCTTGCAGGAGCAACAGCTTTTGCTCAGGATGCATTTAAACAGGACGCTCTTAAGTATATTCAGCTTACTGAGCAAAGACAGATTTTTGAATTACTGACTAAAGATATCGTTAGTCAGCTTCCGGCTGAAAAGCAGGCGGATTTCAAAAAAGAACTAAATGCATCTATGGATGGGCTTATGGATAAAATGGCAGAAATGTACATGCAGGAGTTTACTCATGATGAAATAAAACAGTTCATCAAGTTTTATGAAAGCCCTGCAGGTAAAAAATTAGCAGGTAAAACTACTGTGCTATATGAAAAAGGACAACAGATTGGTCAGGAATGGGGTATGGGACTTCAAAGCATCATGATGAAATACATGCAATAA
- a CDS encoding class I SAM-dependent methyltransferase, with product MKDLFGKAILDYQTNNNPDDIITETSISEEDEMSVAYLFRDYKQMPKIEKKALSLTKGRVLDVGCGAGSHALYLQNVKKLDVTAIDISANAVAACKLRGLNDVRAIDVLELNNEKFDTIILLMNGTGIFGKLKNCTLYLEKLKSLLNPGGQILIDSSDIIYMFDEDEDGGKWIPTDTEYYGELTFTITYKGEQEDTFDWLYIDYNTLQNAAHAHGLNCELVTEGEHFDYLAKLTLQ from the coding sequence ATGAAAGACCTTTTTGGCAAAGCGATACTGGATTATCAAACCAATAATAATCCTGATGATATTATTACCGAAACTTCAATATCTGAAGAAGACGAAATGAGTGTAGCCTATCTTTTCAGGGATTACAAACAAATGCCTAAAATTGAGAAAAAGGCTCTGTCTCTTACCAAAGGGCGCGTACTTGATGTAGGTTGTGGTGCCGGGAGCCATGCGCTTTACTTACAAAATGTCAAAAAGCTGGATGTTACCGCCATAGATATTTCTGCCAATGCAGTTGCAGCCTGTAAATTAAGAGGATTAAACGATGTACGTGCAATAGATGTACTGGAACTGAACAATGAAAAGTTTGACACTATAATTCTACTTATGAATGGTACCGGAATTTTTGGCAAACTAAAAAACTGCACCCTTTATCTTGAAAAGCTAAAATCACTTCTTAATCCCGGCGGTCAGATACTAATAGACTCGTCTGACATTATTTATATGTTTGATGAAGATGAGGATGGCGGTAAATGGATACCTACCGATACCGAGTACTATGGGGAACTTACTTTCACCATTACTTATAAAGGAGAACAGGAAGATACGTTTGACTGGCTCTATATAGATTATAACACATTACAAAATGCAGCTCATGCCCATGGCTTAAACTGCGAACTGGTTACAGAAGGCGAACATTTTGACTATTTAGCTAAACTCACATTACAATAA